Genomic segment of Glutamicibacter sp. JL.03c:
GGCAGCTGATCTACGAATCGTTCGGCAGCCTGGAACAATGACAGCACTGCGTCGAGGTCATGATCGGCGCGGCGTGCAGCGGTCCCGGTCCCCAGTGCTTCTTCGCGCCACGCTGGGGCCCGCCCGGAAGCTTCCCACATGGACCAGAGCGCGGTTTCTGGTGTTGCTGTTCCGCTAGCCAGTTCGGACTTCAGTGCCCCGTACATTTTCAGCAGGCGCTGCAAGCCGAAGGCGGGCTTGCCGAGGTCCTGGGCGAGTTCGGGTTCGCGCAGGCAAGTTTCCAGCAACTCCTGGCTGGAGCGCCGTCCACCCTGCGCCGCTTCGTGGTGGCGCAGCAGCTGGCGCAGTCGCCGGATTTCCAGCGCCGTGCTCATCCCGTAGCGCGATAGAAGGAGGTTCTGCATCAACAATGGATCGTCGGCCGCTGAATCGTTGAAGGCCAGTTCCAGCAAGTCCAAGAGCGGACGTACAGCCCCCTCATCTTTCAGCGGGATCTCGGCAGGAGGAACCTGCACGGCGATCCCCTGCCCTTCGAGGAAACGGCTATAGGAACGCACTTGCGAACCGTTGCGGACCACGATGGCGATGTCCGAGAGGCTGCGGTTTTCGAAAAGGCTCAGCTGGACAATGCGCTGCGCGATGTACCGCTCTTCGAGGGTAGAGTTTTCAAAGGTCAGTGCCTGGCAAATGTCATTCTGGCTGACGGTTCGCGGTTCGATGTTCCGCCCGCGCATTCCGGCGGCGAGGGGAACCCGGCTGACGATGCGTTCCCAGGCGGCGGTGATTCGCGGTGTCATCCGGTACCCCTGGGTCAGTTCCAAGAAGGCTGCTTCTGCGGTGCTCGAATAATTCTGGGCGAAACGATGCAGCTCGTCGGTCCGTGCCCCGCGGAATCCCTGGACGACGCTATCCGGCGCGGCGAAAGCTACCAGTGGACGGTCCTTGGTCAGTAACGCCAGCAGCCGGTGCTGCGATAACGTTGCTTCTTGCAGGTCGTCAACGAGCACCAGGGCAAGCCGGTCTTGTTCCGCATGCAGGAAGCCCGGGTGTTCTTCCAGCAGTTCGGCCGCACGGGTAATGAGTCCGGCGGGGTCGAATGCTTCGGCGCTGCCCAGATCCAGCAAGTCGCGATATTCCTGGTAGAACGCAGCTGCGGCAACCCATTCAGGCCTGGCGGCTTGTTCTCCAAAATCTTGGATATCGGCTGGTTCCATCCCTAGTTCTGAAACACGATCAAAGAATTCGCGGATCTCTTTGCGGAAGCCCCGTGTCTCGATGGCAAGTTCCAGCTCGCTGGGCCACTGCGGTCCGCGAGTCAGGCCCGAGGCATGCCCTTCAAGCAGGTTGCCGATAAGGGTATCTTGTTCCGGCCCGGACAGCAGTCGAGGTGATCTCTCCAGGAAAGGCAGGAGCCCTTCAATGCGGGCCCGGCGAATAAGGTCAAAGGCATAGGCGGACCACGTGCGTACGACTGGTTCGGTAAAGGTACGTTCTGCCCGGCGGCTCAGGTCATCACGGATGGAGGCGGCCGTCAGTCGAGTAGGCGCGATGATGAGCAATGACTGAGGATCAAGTCCCGCGTCAAGGTGCCAGACAGCGGTGCTGATCAGGGTAGTGGTCTTGCCGGTCCCCGGCGCACCGGTGACGAGCACCGGCCCGCTTGCAGACTGAAGCTGGGCCACGATTTCCTGCGAACCCGATTCGGTCCCGTCTCGCGTTTCATCCATGGTTATAGTTCATCATCCAATGCGGACATTTTGGGGTTGCCCAGTGACAGCCTGAGGATATCGATTTTTTGCCACTGGGGCTGCGTGGGGTTCCAGCGAAGTTTTTTGATTTCGACACGACGGTCAGGGCGGGCAAGGTTTTCCTCATCCCAATGGGCACGGGCTCTAGGCAGCAGCAGCTCCGCCATGCCTCCGTCCGCTCTGGTGACTCGCCACCATGGGGTGCCCTCGGGGGCCGTTGCCATGGCCTTTCCTACTTGGCGCGCACCTCCACTGCCCAGTAGCTCAGCAACGTCACCGTAGCTGAGCACTGCTCCCGGGGGAATCAGCTGCGCCAGCTGGTGCACCGCGTGAACGTAATCGAGTTGGCTCGGCACTTCGGCATCTGTCATGGTTCTATTCTGCCAAGGAGCTGACGTTGATCCACAAAGGGCGCGTCTGGCGATGGCGGTGACTTGATCTGCCTGTAGCGTTGTACCCATGAATGAATGGCATAAGGGCCTTGCAATTGGCTTTGACTTGGAAACTACCGGCGTTGACACCACTACGGCACGCATTGTGACCGCATCGGTCGTCTTGCTGGATGAGCAAGGCAACGTCGTCAACCGCCGCGAGTGGCTGGTCAATCCCGAGGTCGAGATTCCTGAGGCAGCCACCGCGGTCCATGGAATCTCCACGGAAAAGGCACGGACCGAAGGCGCACCGGCAAAGCAGTCGGTCCAGGAAATCCTGCAGCTGTTGATATTCGCCTCGGAACAGTCCCCCATTGTTGCGTTCAACGCTTCCTACGACTTCTCGGTGCTCTACCACGAGGCTGTCCGCTACGATCTGCCGCCGTTCTTCCCCGGAAATGTCATCGACCCATTCATTATCGACAAGCAGGTCGACAAGTTCCGCAAGGGGAAACGCACTCTGGCTGCGGCGTGCGAGTTCTATGGAGTCGTACTGGAAAATGCCCACACTTCTTTGGCTGATGCCATTGCCTGCGTGGCAGTTGCACGGCAAATCGGCGAGCGGTACCCGCAGCTGCAGGTCGATCCCCAAGTGCTGCACGGCTGGCAAATTGGCTGGGCTCGCGAACAGGCAGAAAGCTTCCAAGCCTACCTTCGGAAGACCAAACCTGACGCCGTCGTCGACGGCGCATGGCCGATCACGGAGGGATAGATCACAGGCAAACAAGCTTCTGTGCTCTATTTCACTAGCCAATAATTCTCTGGTGCGCCATTCCGCGGAAGTCGATAGTTCATGTTCTGTCACAAATCGAAGAATAATCTTCGAGCAGCATGGCTAAATGACTCCCAGCTAAGAATCTTAACCCGATTTTTGCGCTCATTCGGGCGATTTTGTTCGATGATGGTTCAATGGAGGGTACTCTCTATTCCCATTTGAGAACTGAAGGAACACGCCTAGTGATCACAGTTAGTGACCTGCGCAAGGTCTACCAGCAGGGCAGCAAGGATGTCGTTGCTCTTGATGGTGTCAGCCTTGAAGTCCCCACCGGGAAAATTCATGGCATCGTCGGACATTCCGGGGCTGGCAAGTCCACACTTGTCCGCTGCTTGACCCTGCTTGACCAGCCAACCTCCGGCTCCGTTTCCGTTAACGGCAAGGAACTGACCAACGTCAGCTCTGAAGAGTTGCGCAATGCGCGCCGCCGTATCGGAATGGTGTTCCAGCACGCCAATCTCTTTGATTCGCGCACCACCGAGCAGAACGTTGCCTACCCCTTGGAACTGGTGGGAACCCCGAAGGATCAGGTTGCCAGCAAGGTCGCTGAACTCTTAGAACTCGTTGGCCTGTCCCAGTTCGCCAAGGCTTACCCATCCCAGCTTTCCGGCGGCCAGCGCCAGCGCGTTGGCATTGCCCGCGCACTGACCACCGACCCGGATGTTCTTCTGTGCGATGAGCCAACCAGTGCACTTGATCCGAAGACAACGGATGAAATCCTTGAGCTTGTTAAGGAACTGCGCGATCGCCTGAACATTACGGTCTTGATCATCACCCACGAAATGCACGTCGTGAAGCAGGCCTGCGACTCGGTCTCCCTGCTCGAAGGCGGAAAGATCGTTGAGCATGGAGATATCGAAGCCGTGATCACCAACGCCTCGGGCCGTCTGGCTTCAACTTTGCTGCCGCTTCCTGGCGATGCTCCACGCGCTGAAGGATCCGGACCGATCCTTGATTTGCTCTACACCGGCCAGCAGGCCACTGAGCCAGTGATTTCTTCGCTGGCCCGCCAGTTCAATACCGATGTCAATGTTTTGGCTGGATCCGTCGAACAACTTGGTGAGCAGCAGTATGCCCACCTGCGCCTGCAGCTCAATGCAGACGCTGATTTGGAATCAATCGTGAATCACCTGTCCGCCACCGGAATCGCAGTGACCGTGAAGGGAGCCAAATAGATCATGGATTTCTTTACGCCAACAGTCCTCAAGGCCATGGGTACAGCCACGGTTGAAACCCTTCAGATGGTAGTAATCTCAGGAATCATCACTGTCGTCATTGGTTTGGTTCTCGGCATTCTTCTCCACGTGACCGGCAAGGGTGGCCTGACGCCTATTCGTTGGCTCAACGTCATCCTGTCCTCAATTATCGTGAACATCACCCGATCGATTCCGTTCGCCATTCTGATGGTTGCGCTGATCCCCTTCTCCGCCATGGTGGTTGGAGCTTCGCTCGGCCCCATCGCCGCCTCGGTCTCGCTGACCATCGGCACCATCCCCTTCTTTGCCCGCCTCGTCGAGACGGCACTGCGTGATGTCTCCACCGGCAAAGTTGATGCTGCGCTGGTCATGGGTTCCACGAAGATGCAGACCATCCGCAAAGTGCTCGTCCCTGAAGCCATGCCCGGCATCATCGCAGCCGTGACCACGACTGTCGTGACCCTGATTGGATATTCGGCCATGGCGGGCCTGGTGGGCGGTGGCGGACTGGGCCGAATGGCCTACACCTACGGCTATACCCGTTACAACATGCCGATCATGCTCGCGACAATCATTATTATTGTCGTCTTGGTGCAGTTGGTCCAGATCATTGGCGATGCTGTCGCCCGCAAGGTCGACCACCGCTAGGGCAACCCAGATTTCCACCGGTCCTGCCGGTGGAGCCGTGGAATATGTCATGACACGGCAAAACTCACTCGCAACCGTGCCCCACGGCCCGAAACCAAAAGGAAAACAAGCCATGCGCAAAAAGCTCGCACTTGCAATCACCGGCATCGCCACCGCGTTCGCCCTGACCGCCTGCGGCAGCAGCGATCCATCGGCAGACGCCAATGCAACTTTGGACCCAGCAAACCCGGTGACCATCAAGGTCGGTGCCAGCCCGGTCCCGCAGTCCGATATCCTGAACTACATTGACGAGAACCTGGCCAAGGACGCCGGCATCGACCTGGACGTCGTGGAAATCGACGACTATGTCACTCCGAACACCTCGCTCAATGAAGGCACCCTCGATGCCAACTACTTCCAGACCGAGGCCTACCTGAAGACTGAAACCGAGGAAAAGGGCTACAAGTTCGCCCACGGCGCTGGCATCCACGTTGAGCCGATGACCGCCTTCTCGAAGACCTTCAAGGACCCCAAGGACGTCACCGAGGGAACCACGGTTCTGCTGAACAACGACCCAGTGAACCAGATCCGTGGCATGCGCGTTCTGGAGCAGGCCGGACTGCTGAAGAACATTGCGGACGATGATTCTATCCTCACCGTCCAGGACGACAAGGACAAGAACCCGCTGTCCCTGAAGCTCAAGGACGCCAACGCGGAGCAGGTCGTCCAGTACTACAAGAGCGACGACTCCATCGGCGTGGCCGTGATCAACGGCAACTTCATCGTCCAGGCCAAGCTGAACAAGGACGAAATCCTGGCTCAGGAATCCGGCGAGAACAACCCGAACGCCAACTTCCTGACCTGGCGTGAGGGCGAAGAGACCGCAGCCATCAAGAAGCTCGAAGAGCTGCTGCACTCGGATGAGGTTCGCGCCTACATCGAAAAGACCTGGACCGACGGAAGCGTTATCCCAGCGTTCTAATCCAGTCTTGTTCCCGGTCGCTGACCCGAGGACATGACGAAGCAAACTGCCCGAGTTCCATATGGAACTCGGGCATTTTTTGTTGGCCAGAGGCCTGTTCTAGCGCTTAGGCCTGGGCAGCGGCGGCGGCCTTGGCGGCTGCCGGCAACGCAGCGAAGATCTTCTCCATGGCAGCGTCGTCATGCGCCGCAGAGACGAACCATGCCTCGAATACGCTCGGTGGCAGGTAGATGCCGGAATCAAGCATGGAGTGGAAGAACGGAGCGTAGCGGAAGCCCTCCTGGGCCTGTGCATCAGCGTAGTTGTGCACGCCCTTCTCGGAGGTGCCAAAGGCGACCGAGAACAAGGTGCCGGCACGCTGGATGGAGTGATCCAATCCGGCGGCGTTGAAGGACTCGGTGATCGCGGCCTGCAGGGCCTCGGACTGCTTGCCCAGGTGGGCGTATACATCCTCGGTTGCATGGGTCAGCTGGGCGATGCCGGCGGCCATGGCGACAGGGTTGCCGGAGAGGGTGCCAGCCTGGTACACGGGACCCAGTGGCGCCAAGTAATCCATGACCTCGGCACGTCCACCGAGGGCGGCGGTCGGCAGGCCACCGCCAATGACCTTGCCGAAGGTGTACAGGTCGGCGGTCCAATCCTCGACCTTGCCGGTCAAGCCCCAGTAGCCGGAGGACGAGGCGCGGAAACCGGTGAGCACCTCGTCGAGGATCAGCAGGGCACCGTGCTTGGCGGTAGTCTCCTTGAGGAACTTGTTGAAGCCCTCTTCCGGAGCCACGACGCCCATGTTGCATGGAGCGGACTCGGTGATCACAGCGGCGATGTTGGCGCCGTGTTCAGCGAAGGCGGCTTCGATGGCGGCACGATCGTTGTACGGCAACACCAGGGTTTCGGCGGCGGTGGCCGCGGTAACGCCGGCAGAGCCTGGCAGCGCCAGGGTGGCGACGCCGGAGCCGGCGTCAGCCAGCAACCCGTCGAGGTGGCCGTGGTAGCAGCCTGAGAACTTGATGACCAGTTCGCGGCCGGTGAAGCCGCGCGCCAGGCGCACAGCGGTCATGGTGGCCTCGGTGCCGGTGGAGACCATGCGCACGCGCTCAACGCCGCCCACGCGGGACTTGATCAGCGCACCGAGCTTGGCCTCGTCAGGGGTGGAGGCGCCAAAGGACAGACCGCGATCCACCGCGGCGTGCACCGCGGCCTGGATTTCCGGGTGCGCGTGGCCGAGCAGCGCCGGACCCCACGAGCAGACCAGGTCAACGTATTCCTTGCCGTCGGCATCGGTGAGGTAGGCGCCCTTGGCGCCGACCATGAAGGGCGGAATGCCACCGACGGAGCCGAAGGCACGCACCGGGGAGTTCACGCCGCCGGGCATGACCTCGCGGGCCTCGGCAAAGAGCTGTTCAGAGTTCGACATCGGTCTTACTTTCCTTCCTTGAGCCAGCCGGCAACTTCGGCTGCATAGTACGTGAGGATCTGCTGGGCACCGGCCCGCTTGATGGACAGCAAGGATTCGAGCACCGATGCCTTGCGGTCGATCCAGCCGTTGGCGCTGGCCGCTTCGATCATCGAGTACTCGCCGGAGATCTGGTAGGCGGAGACCGGTACCGGGGAGAATTCGGCGATGTCGCGCACGATGTCCAGGTAGCTCATGGCCGGCTTGACCATGATCATGTCGGCACCCTCGGCGAGATCCAATTCGGCTTCGATCACTGCTTCGCTGCGGTTGGCCGAATCCATCTGGTAGGTGCGGCGATCGCCCTGCAGCTGGGAGTCGACTGCCTCGCGGAATGGCCCGTAGAAGGCGCTGGCATACTTCGCGCTATAGGCCAGCAGGGACACATCCTGGCGTCCAGCGGCATCCAGGGCCTGGCGGATCGCGCCGATCTGTCCGTCCATCATGCCCGATGGGCCGAGCATATGGGCACCGGCCTCAGCCTGGGCCACGGCCATCTGGCCATAGATTTCCAAGGTAGCATCATTGTCCACGACGCCGTTGGCATCAAGCACCCCGCAGTGCCCGTGGGAGGTGAATTCGTCCAGGCACACATCGGACATGACAACCAGTTCATTGCCTACCTCGGCGCGGACCGCGGCGATGCCCTGATTGAGGATGCCCTGCGGGTCCAGGCCCGCGGAGCCGGTTTCGTCGCGGTCCTCGGGGATGCCGAAGAGCATGATGCCGCCCAGTCCGCGTTCAGCTGCGTCGTTGGCGGCGGCCTTGAGCGAGTCCATGGAGTGCTGGAAGACCCCTGGCATGGAGGTGATCTCGTTGGGCTGGCTCAATCCTTCGCGCACAAAGGCGGGGAGGATCAGCTGGCGCGCTGAAAGCTCGTTTTCGGCGACCAGCCGGCGAATCGCAGGATTCTGCCGCAACCGGCGGGGACGATGCTGAGGAAAACCCATCGCTCTACTTTCTATCTTGACTACTTGGTCTCTCCAGCCGCGGCAACGCCGCCTGGCTGAAGCAATTCTTTGGCCGCTCGGGCCAGGCCCTGCGGGGTTGGTTCTGCCGCGATCGCATCCACCGGCAGGCAAGCGGCCTCCAGCGCCTTGGCCGTGGGTGCGCCGATCGCAAGGGCGCGCACGTTCTGGGGCATCCGGCCACCGGCCAGCTGAGCGAAACGGCGCACGATGCTGGGAGCCGAGAAGACGATCAGATCCATCTGACCCAGTTTCCCACCGATGTCCCCCGGCTGCAGGACATTAACCGAGGCGGGCACCCGGGCAGTATCCACCGGGGCGCCGCCCGCTGGGGCGTCCACGCTCTGGTAGGCGATCACTTCATCCACGGTGACCGGCTTGCCGGCCAGGGCCCCGGACAAGGTGGAACTGGCCAGATCCCCGTGGGGATAGCAAATCACGGAGCCAGGTTCTGGATGCCATAGGTCGAGCATTCCGGCCGCCGACTGCACTTGCGGCTGGAAATCCACGCTTCGCCCCAGCTTCGCTGCAATGGCCTGGCTGGTCTTTTCACCCACCGCGGCGATGCGCAGCGAGCTGGGCAAGGTTCGCGAGCCGAGCACCTGTTCGAGCACCTGCACGGTGCTCACCGAGGTGATGGCCAGCCACGAATACGCGCCATCAACCAATCGCTGCGCCATCGCGTCGAGCGCTTGCCGGTCCTCCGGCCAGATGGCCGTCACCAGCTGGGCGCACCAGGAGGTGATGCCCAGCTGCTCGAACTGCCGCACCGTGGCTTCTGCTCGCGCCGGGTTGCGCAGGATCAATGCGTGGTAGGCCATGGGCAAAGGCTCTAGGCCAATCCGGCGATCACTGCGGCGCCGTCGGCAATCATCGTGCTTGCCAGATCGCGGCCCAGTTGCTGCGCCGAAGCGACACCGTCAATGGCGCTGCGGGCGCTGCGGCGCATGGTCTGGGACCCATCGGGGTTGCAGGCCACGGCCTGGAGCACCAGCTCGTTGCCTTCCACGTGCGCCAGGGCGCCGATTGGTGCCGCGCAGCCGGCCTCCAAGGTGGCCAGCAAGGATCGTTCGGCAACTACCTGCAGGCGGGTTGCCTCGTCATCAAATGACGCCAGCGCCGCATCGAGGGCAGCGTGGCCGGTGCCGGCGCTGCGCGTCTCCAGGGCGAGGGCGCCCTGTCCCGGGGCCGGAAGCATGATCGAAGGATCCAGGTATTCGGTGATGTACTTTTCCAGGCCCAGCCGGCGCATGCCCGCGGCGGCCAGGATCACCGCATCCAGATCGCCCTGCGTAGCGCGGCCCACGCTGCCATCGTCCAGGGTTTCGCCGATCCCCTTGACCCGGCCCAATCGGGTGGGCACGTTGCCGCGGATATCAACGATCTCAAGATCCGGGCGGTGGGCCAGCAACTGCGCGCCGCGGCGCGGGGAACCGGTGCCCACCTTGGCCCCGTGCGGCAGCTTCTCCAGCACGAGCCCGTCGCGGGAGCACAGGGCATCGCGCACGTCCTCGCGCTCCGGGATGCAGGAAAGCACCAGGCCCTCAGGCTGCGCGGTCGGCAGGTCCTTCAAGGAGTGCACGGCCAGGTCGCAACCCGCATCCAACAGGTGCTGGCGCAGCGCGGCGGCGAAGACCCCGGTACCGCCGAGGCTGGCCAGCGAACCGGTCACCACGTCGCCTTCGGTCTTGACCAGCACGGTCTGCACGCCCAGCCCGGAGATCTCCGAGAGCTTCTGCGCGGCCCAGCCGGTCTGGGTGGTGGCCAGGGCGCTGCCGCGGGTTCCTACGCGGAAAGTTTCGCTCATGCCCGGGGTACTCCCACTTCCGAATCGACCGCGGCGATGGTTGGACGCAGCGTCCCATCCAGGGCCCGCTTTTCGCAGCATCCCGGACGGCAGACGTCAAACCACGGGCCGCCGGCCACCACCGACTGGCGGCCTTCGCGCAGGGCCTTGCCATCGGCGCCGAGCAGGCGTTCCTCGATCAGATCCACCAGCCCGGAGACGAACGCCTGGTGGGTGCCCGGGGTCGCTACGCGGTCGAAGGCCAAGCCCAATTCCGCGCAGGTGTCCTTGGCTTCGGTGTCCAGGTCCCACAGCACTTCCATGTGATCGGAGATGAAGCCGATGGGCACCACGACGACGCCGTCGACGCCGGCAGCAGCGTCGGCCTCAAGCGCGTCATTGATATCCGGTTCCAGCCACGGGGTACCCGGCGCGCCCGAACGCGACTGGTACACAAGCGAATGCTCCAGGCCGGCGGCCTCCTGGACCTGGGACAGGATGTACTGGGCCACCGCGCGGTGCTGGGCGGTGTACAGGTTTTCGCTCTGTGCCGTGCGGATCCCTTCAGGCCCGGCGGCGTTGGCGTCGCTCAGCGGGATCGAGTGGGTGACGAAGACGATCTTGATCTCGCCCTCGTCCTTGCCGGCGACTTCGAGCTGGGTGCGCACCGAGGCCAGCGACTGGCGCAGGCCCTGGACGAAGGGCTGCACGAAGGCGGGGGTATCGAAGAACTGGCGCAGCTTGTCGACCTCGACCTCGTGGTCCAGGCCGGTGGCCAGCAGCCCCATGCCCAGATCCTCGCGGTACTGGCGGCAGGCCGAGTACCCGGCGTAGGCGCCGGTGCCCAGCATCAGCACCGTGCGGTGCCCGTCATCGGCCAGCTGCTTGAGCGTGTCGTTGACGAAGGGATGCCAATTGCGATTGCCCCAGTAGATGGGCAGGTCGATGCCGCGGGTGGCCAGTTCGCTTTCCAGCGCGGCCTTCAGCGCACGGTTCTGCTCGTTGATCGGCGAAATGCCGCCGTTCTTGCGGTAGTGCACGGCCACCTCTTCGAGGCGTTCGTCCGGGATGCCGCGCCCGCCGGTGACATTGCGCAGGAAGGGCAGCACATCGTCCTGTCCTTCGGGGCCGCCAAAGGAGGCCAGCAGCAGGGCGTCGTACGCCTTGGGAGCCATCCGGCCATTGGGGTCGTACCCTTGGCGCGGGTCAAAACTCCGGCTCACTTCAATACCTCAAGCGCCTCGACGGCAGTGATCTTGCGCCCGGTGTAGAACGGGGTCTCCTCGCGCACGTGGTGGCGTGCCTCGGTGTACCGCAGGTGGCGCATCATGTCCACCAGGTCGATCATGTCATCGGCTTCCAGGCAGATCTGCCATTCGTAGTCGCTAAAGGAGAAGGCGGCCACGGTATTGGCCAGGACATTCGGGAATTCACGGCCCAGGATGCCATGGTCGCGCAGCATCTTCCCGCGCAAGGCTGGATCCATGGTGTACCAGTCGGTGGAGCGCACGAACGGGTAGACGGTCATCCATTCCTTGGCCCGGATGCCGCGGACGAAAGCTGGCGAGTGGTTCTTGGCGAATTCAGCTTCGCGGTGCACGGCCATGGTCGAGTACACGATCTCGGTACCCTCCAGCAGTGCCGAACGGCGGATCTTGCGCATCGAGGCCTGCAGCAGCTGCGCGGTAGGGCCGTGGACCCACACCATGATGTCGGCGTCCTCGCGCATGGAGGACACATCGTAGATGCCGCGAACGGTGGCGCCCTCGGCGGCCAGCTGCTCGATCAGCGCGTCGAATTCGGTCGCGGCGGCTTCGCTGCGATCGATCAGCTCAGAGCGCTTGAAGATGGTCCAGAGCGTGTAGAAGAAGGTCGGGTTCTCCCCCGCATTCGCCCGTTCATTGATTACCGGCGAATTGTGTTGCGGTGCGTTGCTCACGTGATGTTCTCCTTGATCTGGGGATCTGAAAATGGATGTTGGCATCCGAGGTACTTTCCTTCGTTCCTAGCGGGCGCTGATCGCCACGGCACGGCGCGCCTGGCCGATCACCCGGGCCAAGCCGGTGCCTGAAATCCAGGCGCCAACCACGGCCAGCCCGTCAAATGGCGCCAGCGCTGTCTCCAGCTGCTTCCGGCGTTCCAAGGCTGCGTCGCCTTGCAGCGGCACCATGTCGCTGAACCGCGAGACGGCACTGCCCAGGACGTCATCCCGATGCAATTGAACACCGAGAATCTTTGAAGCGTCTTTGATCGCCACCTCGATCAGCTGCTGGTCATCCCCGGATTCCACCACGGGCTCATGCTCGCCGATGCGTCCGAAGGAAAGGCGCAGCACGTGGGTTCCGGGTCCCGCCTCAGCGGCCAGCCACGGCCACTTCGCAGTTGAGTGGGTCAACGCCTTGGCGGTCAACGGCGCCTGCTTGGAGACCAGCACGCCCGAACCCCTGGGCGCATCATCCAGCTCCGGCTTGTCCACCACCAGGATGGCCAGGGCAATGGAGTTCGCCGGCTGTTCGCCGCTGATCTTCTTCTCATCGCCAAGCAGCGGGTTGATCAGGTCCAGGGCCGGGGCTGCCGGGGTGGCGATGACCACGCGGTCGGCGCGGATCTCTTCGCCGAGGCTGCCCAGGGCATATGGCATCGGTGCCGCCGCGTCGTAGCTGATCGAGGTGACCGGCGAGTTGCGCACCAGTGCCGCCCCGTCGGCTTCCAGCTGCTGCACCAGGGCCTGCACCATGGTGTACATGCCGCCGTTGAGCCCACCGACCCGCGAGCCAGCCGGCGCAGAGGCCTGCAACTGGGCCACGGCCTTGGCCAGCGAGCCGGTTTCCTGCATCGCCTGGCGCAGTCCGGGCGCAGCGGCGTCGATGGAAATCTTGGCTGGATCAGTGGAGTAGATCCCGTTGATCACCGGGGCGACCAGCTGGTCCAGGACCGCCTGGCCCATGCGCGTGCGGACCACCCCGGCGATGGACAGCTTTTCGCTGGCCCACTTCTTGTTCATCGGGGAAATCAGG
This window contains:
- a CDS encoding ATP-dependent helicase, whose product is MDETRDGTESGSQEIVAQLQSASGPVLVTGAPGTGKTTTLISTAVWHLDAGLDPQSLLIIAPTRLTAASIRDDLSRRAERTFTEPVVRTWSAYAFDLIRRARIEGLLPFLERSPRLLSGPEQDTLIGNLLEGHASGLTRGPQWPSELELAIETRGFRKEIREFFDRVSELGMEPADIQDFGEQAARPEWVAAAAFYQEYRDLLDLGSAEAFDPAGLITRAAELLEEHPGFLHAEQDRLALVLVDDLQEATLSQHRLLALLTKDRPLVAFAAPDSVVQGFRGARTDELHRFAQNYSSTAEAAFLELTQGYRMTPRITAAWERIVSRVPLAAGMRGRNIEPRTVSQNDICQALTFENSTLEERYIAQRIVQLSLFENRSLSDIAIVVRNGSQVRSYSRFLEGQGIAVQVPPAEIPLKDEGAVRPLLDLLELAFNDSAADDPLLMQNLLLSRYGMSTALEIRRLRQLLRHHEAAQGGRRSSQELLETCLREPELAQDLGKPAFGLQRLLKMYGALKSELASGTATPETALWSMWEASGRAPAWREEALGTGTAARRADHDLDAVLSLFQAAERFVDQLPGASVPQFIEHILNQDLPMDSLATRAAGGHMVTVLTTAAAAGKQWPIVFIPGLQEGSWPNLRLRGELLGSNALADAVEHGIEFLATRIPTHLVRQIRNDELRSFSNAVSRAGEQLICTAVDNEDSQPSSFLDLVDPPGTEGRTTTPVPRLRSLPTLVAQLRKTAEQCKAAQLGAMPAPEGLNPAEQYNDAVNVLAQLAKSAQTVRGAHPEQWWGLRPLSSTGPVVPEDQPRRVSPSKVETLVKSPLNWFVQSAGGTAAHDFAASLGTLIHSIAEEHPEASGSEYQQILEQRWPELEKLENWEGQRDFDRATLMLKKFAQYCIAMRQEGRELVARELPFQIDVPTSNGTQVQLRGIIDRVEADANGKVTVVDLKTGSMAPSKIDTLEHPQLGVYQTAIQLGALKEHAETAGLSDQPAGASLVYVGTNTKSPTIREQPSLGEDDWARTLILEAANLMGHNEFITRHVAGASGILGNCTLPEICPLCTEGRQVTER
- a CDS encoding MGMT family protein, producing MTDAEVPSQLDYVHAVHQLAQLIPPGAVLSYGDVAELLGSGGARQVGKAMATAPEGTPWWRVTRADGGMAELLLPRARAHWDEENLARPDRRVEIKKLRWNPTQPQWQKIDILRLSLGNPKMSALDDEL
- a CDS encoding 3'-5' exonuclease, which gives rise to MNEWHKGLAIGFDLETTGVDTTTARIVTASVVLLDEQGNVVNRREWLVNPEVEIPEAATAVHGISTEKARTEGAPAKQSVQEILQLLIFASEQSPIVAFNASYDFSVLYHEAVRYDLPPFFPGNVIDPFIIDKQVDKFRKGKRTLAAACEFYGVVLENAHTSLADAIACVAVARQIGERYPQLQVDPQVLHGWQIGWAREQAESFQAYLRKTKPDAVVDGAWPITEG
- a CDS encoding methionine ABC transporter ATP-binding protein is translated as MITVSDLRKVYQQGSKDVVALDGVSLEVPTGKIHGIVGHSGAGKSTLVRCLTLLDQPTSGSVSVNGKELTNVSSEELRNARRRIGMVFQHANLFDSRTTEQNVAYPLELVGTPKDQVASKVAELLELVGLSQFAKAYPSQLSGGQRQRVGIARALTTDPDVLLCDEPTSALDPKTTDEILELVKELRDRLNITVLIITHEMHVVKQACDSVSLLEGGKIVEHGDIEAVITNASGRLASTLLPLPGDAPRAEGSGPILDLLYTGQQATEPVISSLARQFNTDVNVLAGSVEQLGEQQYAHLRLQLNADADLESIVNHLSATGIAVTVKGAK
- a CDS encoding methionine ABC transporter permease codes for the protein MDFFTPTVLKAMGTATVETLQMVVISGIITVVIGLVLGILLHVTGKGGLTPIRWLNVILSSIIVNITRSIPFAILMVALIPFSAMVVGASLGPIAASVSLTIGTIPFFARLVETALRDVSTGKVDAALVMGSTKMQTIRKVLVPEAMPGIIAAVTTTVVTLIGYSAMAGLVGGGGLGRMAYTYGYTRYNMPIMLATIIIIVVLVQLVQIIGDAVARKVDHR
- a CDS encoding MetQ/NlpA family ABC transporter substrate-binding protein, whose translation is MRKKLALAITGIATAFALTACGSSDPSADANATLDPANPVTIKVGASPVPQSDILNYIDENLAKDAGIDLDVVEIDDYVTPNTSLNEGTLDANYFQTEAYLKTETEEKGYKFAHGAGIHVEPMTAFSKTFKDPKDVTEGTTVLLNNDPVNQIRGMRVLEQAGLLKNIADDDSILTVQDDKDKNPLSLKLKDANAEQVVQYYKSDDSIGVAVINGNFIVQAKLNKDEILAQESGENNPNANFLTWREGEETAAIKKLEELLHSDEVRAYIEKTWTDGSVIPAF
- the hemL gene encoding glutamate-1-semialdehyde 2,1-aminomutase, translating into MSNSEQLFAEAREVMPGGVNSPVRAFGSVGGIPPFMVGAKGAYLTDADGKEYVDLVCSWGPALLGHAHPEIQAAVHAAVDRGLSFGASTPDEAKLGALIKSRVGGVERVRMVSTGTEATMTAVRLARGFTGRELVIKFSGCYHGHLDGLLADAGSGVATLALPGSAGVTAATAAETLVLPYNDRAAIEAAFAEHGANIAAVITESAPCNMGVVAPEEGFNKFLKETTAKHGALLILDEVLTGFRASSSGYWGLTGKVEDWTADLYTFGKVIGGGLPTAALGGRAEVMDYLAPLGPVYQAGTLSGNPVAMAAGIAQLTHATEDVYAHLGKQSEALQAAITESFNAAGLDHSIQRAGTLFSVAFGTSEKGVHNYADAQAQEGFRYAPFFHSMLDSGIYLPPSVFEAWFVSAAHDDAAMEKIFAALPAAAKAAAAAQA